One genomic segment of Agelaius phoeniceus isolate bAgePho1 chromosome 32, bAgePho1.hap1, whole genome shotgun sequence includes these proteins:
- the TECR gene encoding very-long-chain enoyl-CoA reductase isoform X1, with translation MPRCVPRCVPGVCQACPGVCQVCQACPGVCQLCPGVCQLCPAVPRCAQVCPAVLSAEGRSLKDEDVLQSLPVGTTATLYFRDLGAQISWVTVFLTEYAGPLLIYLLFYFRVPFLYGPRYDFTASRHRVVHLACCCHSFHYVKRLLETLFVHRFSHGTMPLRNIFKNCTYYWGFAAWMAYYINHPLYTPPAYGDEQVKLALAVFLFCQLGNFSIHVALRNLRPAGSKTRKIPYPTRNPFTWLFLLVSCPNYTYEVGSWIGFTIMTQCLPVALFSLVGFVQMAIWAQGKHRSYLREFRDYPPLRSPIIPFLL, from the exons atgcccaggtgtgtccccaggtgtgtgccaggtgtgtgccaggcatgcccaggtgtgtgccaggtgtgccaggcatgcccaggtgtgtgccagctgtgcccag gtgtgtgccagctgtgcccagctgtgcccaggtgtgcccaggtgtgcccagctgtgctctcCGCAGAGGGGCGCTCTCTCAAGGACGAGGATGTGCTGCAGTCGCTGCCCGTGGGCACCACGGCCACGCTCTACTTCCGGGACCTGGGGGCGCAGATCAGCTGGGTCACG gtgttCCTGACGGAGTACGCGGGTCCCCTCCTCATTTACCTGCTGTTCTATTTCCGGGTCCCGTTCCTGTACGGGCCCCGCTACGACTTCACCGCCAGCCGGCACCGCGTGGTCCA ccTGGCGTGCTGCTGTCACTCGTTCCACTACGTCAAGCGGCTGCTGGAGACGCTCTTCGTGCACCGCTTCTCGCACGGCACCATGCCCCTGCGCAACATCTTCAAg aaCTGCACCTACTACTGGGGCTTCGCTGCCTGGATGGCGTATTACATCAACCACCCGCTGTACACCCCGCCAG CGTACGGTGACGAGCAGGTGAAGCTGGCGCTGGCCGTGTTCCTG TTCTGCCAGCTCGGGAACTTCTCCATCCACGTGGCCCTGAGGAACCTGCGGCCAGCgg GCTCCAAGACCCGGAAGATCCCGTACCCCACCCGGAACCCGTTCACGTGGCTCTTCCTGCTCGTGTCCTGCCCCAACTACACCTACGAg GTCGGTTCCTGGATCGGTTTCACCATCATGACCCAGTGCCTGCCCg tGGCGCTGTTCTCGCTGGTGGGGTTTGTGCAGATGGCGATCTGGGCGCAGGGCAAGCACCGCAGTTACCTGCGCGAGTTCCGCGATTACCCACCCCTGCGCTCGCCCATCATCCCCTTCCTGCTGTGA
- the NDUFB7 gene encoding NADH dehydrogenase [ubiquinone] 1 beta subcomplex subunit 7 isoform X3, with translation MGAHLGRRYLWDAEAEPDPLHMPSFPAQLGMPARQPRVMVASASQLADARVPLEQRDFCGHHLLRLLRCQRDNFPVPWGCHALRHAWDSCQHQDYVMRMKEFERERRLRLRQQRLRRRHGDSGDSGDSE, from the exons atgggCGCTCACCTGGGCCGGCGCTACCTGTGGGACGCCGAGGCCGAGCCCGACCCGCTGCACATGCCCTCCTTCCCCGCCCAGCTGGGCATGCCGGCCCGCCAGCCGCGCG TGATGGTGGCCTCGGCGTCCCAGCTCGCGGATGCCCGGGtgcccctggagcagagggattTCTGTGGGCACCacctgctgcggctgctgcgCTGCCAACGGGACAacttccctgtgccctgggggtgcCA CGCGCTGCGCCACGCCTGGGACAGCTGCCAGCATCAGGA ctaTGTGATGCGCATGAAGGAGTTCGAGCGCGAGCGGCGCCTGCGGCTGCGGCAGCAACGGCTGAGACGGCGCcacggggacagcggggacagcggggacagcgagtga
- the TRAPPC5 gene encoding trafficking protein particle complex subunit 5 — protein PAHHGLPFHPRGKSPVLERALGRPRSELSLAAFALLFSELVQYCQRRVASVAELQARLAQLGHHVGLRALDALVARERPGRRETKVLGVLLFVKGPLWRALFGREADKLEQANDDERTFYVIEREPVVNTFVSVPRENSSLNCAAFAAGLLEAVLGAAGFPARISAHWHKGTTLMIKFDEAVIARDKSLEGR, from the exons ccagcccaccatgGACTCCCGTTTCACCCGCGCGGCAAGTCCCCGGTGCTGGAGCGCGCCCTGGGCCGGCCCCGCTCCGAGCTCTCCCTGGCCGCCTTCGCCCTCCTGTTCTCGGAGCTGGTCCAGTACTGCCAGCGCCGCGTGGCCTCGGTGGCCGAGCTGCAGGCCCgcctggcccagctgggccaCCACGTGGGGCTGCGAGCCCTGGACGCTCTGGTGGCCCGCGAGAGGCCCGGGAGACGCGAGACCAaagtgctgggggtgctgctgttCGTCAAGGGCCCGCTGTGGCGGGCGCTGTTCGGGCGCGAGGCCGACAAGCTGGAGCAGGCCAACGACGACGAGCGCACGTTCTACGTGATCGAGAGGGAGCCCGTGGTGAACACGTTCGTGTCGGTGCCGCGCGAGAACAGCTCCCTGAACTGCGCCGCCTTCGCCGCCGGGCTCCTGGAG GCCGTGCTGGGCGCCGCCGGCTTCCCCGCCCGCATCAGCGCCCACTGGCACAAGGGCACCACGCTCATGATCAAGTTCGACGAGGCCGTGATCGCCCGCGACAAGAGCCTGGAGGGACGCTGA
- the TECR gene encoding very-long-chain enoyl-CoA reductase isoform X2 → MPRCVPRCVPGVCQACPGVCQLCPAVPRCAQVCPAVLSAEGRSLKDEDVLQSLPVGTTATLYFRDLGAQISWVTVFLTEYAGPLLIYLLFYFRVPFLYGPRYDFTASRHRVVHLACCCHSFHYVKRLLETLFVHRFSHGTMPLRNIFKNCTYYWGFAAWMAYYINHPLYTPPAYGDEQVKLALAVFLFCQLGNFSIHVALRNLRPAGSKTRKIPYPTRNPFTWLFLLVSCPNYTYEVGSWIGFTIMTQCLPVALFSLVGFVQMAIWAQGKHRSYLREFRDYPPLRSPIIPFLL, encoded by the exons atgcccaggtgtgtccccaggtgtgtgccaggtgtgtgccaggcatgcccag gtgtgtgccagctgtgcccagctgtgcccaggtgtgcccaggtgtgcccagctgtgctctcCGCAGAGGGGCGCTCTCTCAAGGACGAGGATGTGCTGCAGTCGCTGCCCGTGGGCACCACGGCCACGCTCTACTTCCGGGACCTGGGGGCGCAGATCAGCTGGGTCACG gtgttCCTGACGGAGTACGCGGGTCCCCTCCTCATTTACCTGCTGTTCTATTTCCGGGTCCCGTTCCTGTACGGGCCCCGCTACGACTTCACCGCCAGCCGGCACCGCGTGGTCCA ccTGGCGTGCTGCTGTCACTCGTTCCACTACGTCAAGCGGCTGCTGGAGACGCTCTTCGTGCACCGCTTCTCGCACGGCACCATGCCCCTGCGCAACATCTTCAAg aaCTGCACCTACTACTGGGGCTTCGCTGCCTGGATGGCGTATTACATCAACCACCCGCTGTACACCCCGCCAG CGTACGGTGACGAGCAGGTGAAGCTGGCGCTGGCCGTGTTCCTG TTCTGCCAGCTCGGGAACTTCTCCATCCACGTGGCCCTGAGGAACCTGCGGCCAGCgg GCTCCAAGACCCGGAAGATCCCGTACCCCACCCGGAACCCGTTCACGTGGCTCTTCCTGCTCGTGTCCTGCCCCAACTACACCTACGAg GTCGGTTCCTGGATCGGTTTCACCATCATGACCCAGTGCCTGCCCg tGGCGCTGTTCTCGCTGGTGGGGTTTGTGCAGATGGCGATCTGGGCGCAGGGCAAGCACCGCAGTTACCTGCGCGAGTTCCGCGATTACCCACCCCTGCGCTCGCCCATCATCCCCTTCCTGCTGTGA
- the TECR gene encoding very-long-chain enoyl-CoA reductase isoform X3 — protein MPGVCLGVPGVPQVPPRCAQLCASCARHAQVCQVCASCARHAQVCASCAQVCQVCPAVLSAEGRSLKDEDVLQSLPVGTTATLYFRDLGAQISWVTVFLTEYAGPLLIYLLFYFRVPFLYGPRYDFTASRHRVVHLACCCHSFHYVKRLLETLFVHRFSHGTMPLRNIFKNCTYYWGFAAWMAYYINHPLYTPPAYGDEQVKLALAVFLFCQLGNFSIHVALRNLRPAGSKTRKIPYPTRNPFTWLFLLVSCPNYTYEVGSWIGFTIMTQCLPVALFSLVGFVQMAIWAQGKHRSYLREFRDYPPLRSPIIPFLL, from the exons cccaggtacCCCCTAGATGTGCCCAGctgtgtgccagctgtgccaggcacgcccaggtgtgccaggtgtgtgccagctgtgccaggcatgcccaggtgtgtgccag ctgtgcccaggtgtgccag gtgtgcccagctgtgctctcCGCAGAGGGGCGCTCTCTCAAGGACGAGGATGTGCTGCAGTCGCTGCCCGTGGGCACCACGGCCACGCTCTACTTCCGGGACCTGGGGGCGCAGATCAGCTGGGTCACG gtgttCCTGACGGAGTACGCGGGTCCCCTCCTCATTTACCTGCTGTTCTATTTCCGGGTCCCGTTCCTGTACGGGCCCCGCTACGACTTCACCGCCAGCCGGCACCGCGTGGTCCA ccTGGCGTGCTGCTGTCACTCGTTCCACTACGTCAAGCGGCTGCTGGAGACGCTCTTCGTGCACCGCTTCTCGCACGGCACCATGCCCCTGCGCAACATCTTCAAg aaCTGCACCTACTACTGGGGCTTCGCTGCCTGGATGGCGTATTACATCAACCACCCGCTGTACACCCCGCCAG CGTACGGTGACGAGCAGGTGAAGCTGGCGCTGGCCGTGTTCCTG TTCTGCCAGCTCGGGAACTTCTCCATCCACGTGGCCCTGAGGAACCTGCGGCCAGCgg GCTCCAAGACCCGGAAGATCCCGTACCCCACCCGGAACCCGTTCACGTGGCTCTTCCTGCTCGTGTCCTGCCCCAACTACACCTACGAg GTCGGTTCCTGGATCGGTTTCACCATCATGACCCAGTGCCTGCCCg tGGCGCTGTTCTCGCTGGTGGGGTTTGTGCAGATGGCGATCTGGGCGCAGGGCAAGCACCGCAGTTACCTGCGCGAGTTCCGCGATTACCCACCCCTGCGCTCGCCCATCATCCCCTTCCTGCTGTGA
- the NDUFB7 gene encoding NADH dehydrogenase [ubiquinone] 1 beta subcomplex subunit 7 isoform X2: protein MGAHLGRRYLWDAEAEPDPLHMPSFPAQLGMPARQPRVMVASASQLADARVPLEQRDFCGHHLLRLLRCQRDNFPVPWGCHALRHAWDSCQHEDYVMRMKEFERERRLRLRQQRLRRRHGDSGDSGDSE, encoded by the exons atgggCGCTCACCTGGGCCGGCGCTACCTGTGGGACGCCGAGGCCGAGCCCGACCCGCTGCACATGCCCTCCTTCCCCGCCCAGCTGGGCATGCCGGCCCGCCAGCCGCGCG TGATGGTGGCCTCGGCGTCCCAGCTCGCGGATGCCCGGGtgcccctggagcagagggattTCTGTGGGCACCacctgctgcggctgctgcgCTGCCAACGGGACAacttccctgtgccctgggggtgcCA CGCGCTGCGCCACGCCTGGGACAGCTGCCAGCATGAGGA ctaTGTGATGCGCATGAAGGAGTTCGAGCGCGAGCGGCGCCTGCGGCTGCGGCAGCAACGGCTGAGACGGCGCcacggggacagcggggacagcggggacagcgagtga
- the NDUFB7 gene encoding NADH dehydrogenase [ubiquinone] 1 beta subcomplex subunit 7 isoform X1: MGAHLGRRYLWDAEAEPDPLHMPSFPAQLGMPARQPRVMVASASQLADARVPLEQRDFCGHHLLRLLRCQRDNFPVPWGCHDLRHAWDSCQHQDYVMRMKEFERERRLRLRQQRLRRRHGDSGDSGDSE; encoded by the exons atgggCGCTCACCTGGGCCGGCGCTACCTGTGGGACGCCGAGGCCGAGCCCGACCCGCTGCACATGCCCTCCTTCCCCGCCCAGCTGGGCATGCCGGCCCGCCAGCCGCGCG TGATGGTGGCCTCGGCGTCCCAGCTCGCGGATGCCCGGGtgcccctggagcagagggattTCTGTGGGCACCacctgctgcggctgctgcgCTGCCAACGGGACAacttccctgtgccctgggggtgcCATGATCTGCGCCACGCCTGGGacagctgccagcaccagga ctaTGTGATGCGCATGAAGGAGTTCGAGCGCGAGCGGCGCCTGCGGCTGCGGCAGCAACGGCTGAGACGGCGCcacggggacagcggggacagcggggacagcgagtga